The DNA region TCTTCAAGCATTGCTTCTAAAAACCTAATTGTGATAATGCGTTTGTCTTGCGTCATTCCAGTCCTAACCTTTCCTATGTGGCGCTGTCTCGCATCCTACGAGATAACGCCTGAAATTGCTAATACTTGCCGCTCGATACTAGTGACAGTTCACACTGTCAGGTCTGCTGTGGATTAATCGGGGAGCTTAAATACCTGCTTGGCGTTTAAGGTTGTTTGCTGGGCGATTTGTGCCGGCGTCTCGTTTCGAATAGAGCACAGAGCCTTAAAGTTATCAAAAATATGCACCGGGGTATTGCGAGGTCCTTTACAGGTCGCCGGAGGCATATCAGGAGCATCCGTTTCCATCACAATTTGCTCCAGAGGAAGCGCTTGAACCATCGCTCGTATCTTCACCGCGCGATGAAAGGTAATTGCCCCTCCTACGCCCAGCTTAAACCCATGCTGTTCGTAGCGCTTGGCTTGATTTAAATCACCATTAAACGCGTGAATGACTCCGCCGTGATTAAAGTTGAGAATACGTAGTTGTTTTAATACATCTTCATGCGCTCGACGCGAATGAATAATCACGGGTAACCCTGCATCTTTCGCCATATGTAATTGATGATGGAAAAACTTTTCTTGTAAGGCTTGATCCGCTCGACCATTTTGAAAATCTAACCCGATTTCACCCACCGCGACAAGTGGGCCGACCGATAAGGCTAATTCTAGATCATGCAGATGCTGCTCAGTATGCTCATGTATAAACATAGGGTGTAATCCCAGAGCACTATGAACGCCATCCATCAAAGCCGATAACTGGCGAATGAAGCGCCAGCCTTCTCGTTTGACTCCAGGAATGATAATTCCATCAAGCCCATTGGCTTGAGCGACAGCAACGAGTTTTTTACGATCAACATCGAACTCAGGAAAGTCTAAATGACAGTGAGTATCGATTAAGTGAAGCTTTTTATTAGAATCATTAGTGTTCACGGGTTTCAAAAAACTCCACTTCAGGAAAACGTTCTTTGGTTAAGTTTAAATTGACCATAGTCGGTGCTAAATAGGTTAGGTTATCGCCGCCGTCTAAAGCTAGGTTTTCACCGGCTTTATTTTTTAGTTTTTCAATAATTTTATCATCATCGCAACCGACCCAGCGCGCCGTGGCAACCGCTACGGGCTCGTAGATACATTCTACTTTATATTCCGCTTTTAGCCGATGTGCAACTACATCAAACTGTAGCACACCCACCGCACCCAAGATGAGATCGTTTGAGTTCAATGGTCGAAAGACTTGCGTTGCCCCTTCTTCAGACAATTGAATTAACCCTTTTTGCAACGCTTTATTCTTTAACGGATCTTTCAATCTAACACGCCGGAATAATTCTGGAGCAAAGTTAGGGATCCCGGTGAACTTTAACTCTTCCCCTTGGGTAAAGGTATCACCGATTTGCAAGTTTCCATGATTGTGCAATCCAATAATGTCTCCGGCATAGGCGACCTCTAAATGCTCTCGCTCGCCAGCGATAAAGTTGACAGCATTTGAAATCTGTTGATCACGTTTGAGACGGACATGATGCATTTTCATGCCTTTCACATAATGCCCAGAACATACGCGCAAGAAAGCAATTCGATCTCGATGTTGCGGATCCATATTGGCTTGGATTTTAAAAACAAAGCCAGAAAACTTATCTTCGCTCGCATCGACTTCTCGCGTTTGTGTCGCGCGAGGTAACGGCGCAGGTGCCCACTCGACAAATTTGTCTAGCATTTGTGAAACACCAAAATTACCCAGTGCGGTGCCAAAAAACACAGGCGTTAGACGACCCGCAAGAAACTCTTCCATATTGAACTCATGGCTTGCACCGAGAACCAGCTCAAGTTCTTCTTTTAAATCATCCAGCAGGCCTCCAAGAGCCGCCTCGGCTTCTGGGTTATCGATGCCTTGAATGATTCTTTGCTCTTGAATGGTATGCCCAAGACCTGACTGATATAAATGAATGGTGTCATCAAGAAGATGGTAAACCCCTTTAAACGACTTACCCATTCCAATTGGCCATGTCACTGGGGCACAATGAATTTTGAGAACATCTTCGACCTCATCTAATAGCTCAATCGGATCGCGAATATCACGGTCTAGCTTATTCATAAAGGTCACGATGGGTGTATCACGCAGTCGACACACTTCCATTAACTTGATGGTTCGATCTTCAACCCCTTTGCTGGAATCGATGACCATCAAAGCTGAGTCAACAGCGGTTAAAGTACGATAGGTATCTTCCGAGAAGTCTTCGTGTCCTGGCGTATCTAAAAGATTAACAATACGTCCATTGTAGGGAAACTGCATGACGGAGGTAGTGACGGATATGCCACGCTGCTTTTCTAACTCCATCCAGTCGGAAGTTGCGTGCTTAGACGCCTTACGGCCTTTTACCGTTCCTGCTTCTTGGATCAGTTTTCCGTGCAGCAGTAACTTTTCGGTGATGGTGGTTTTACCAGCATCAGGATGGGAGATGATAGCGAAAGTACGTCTTTTCGCGATTTCTTGTTGAACAGTATTGGCCATAAATTAATCAGTCGACAGGGTTATAAGCTTGCAAACGCAAGATTATACAATAATATTCAGTCGCATCTGAACTCAATATCTGAGAAATAAGGACTTATTATCTGGCCGTCGTCTGACCGCCGGACTAAAGGGAAGCCTTTAAGGGGCTAACTAGGTCCAAGACACCAATAATTGTTTAATTTGACTCGGTGTATAGCCGGTCCAACGTTTGACCGCTCGCCGAAAATTAGTCACGTCGGAATATTGCAAGTACTCTGCCACTTGCTCATTGCTATAGCCAGGTTGCTGCAACCAATGTAAGGCCTGATGTTTACGCACAGTGTCATGCAGTCCTTGAAAGGATAAACCATAGTCGCTCAATTTGCGCTTAACCGTTGCTTTACTCATTCCAAGTAAATCAGCAACTTGTTCTAGGTTGCTGAAGCGCTCATTCCGAATTAGCTGCATGATCAACTGCGGTGTCGTGGGTAATCCATCATCGCACTTTTGATACTCGCTGATCACTCGACGAGCGCGCCATGTATTTCCTTCAGAGAACTTAAAGTTAAGCCATTTCTTTTCAAAAACAACACTAAACGCAGGCTGATTAAACTGCAAGCGAGTTCCGAGCCGCTGCTCATACTCCATCACATT from Pleionea litopenaei includes:
- a CDS encoding TatD family hydrolase: MNTNDSNKKLHLIDTHCHLDFPEFDVDRKKLVAVAQANGLDGIIIPGVKREGWRFIRQLSALMDGVHSALGLHPMFIHEHTEQHLHDLELALSVGPLVAVGEIGLDFQNGRADQALQEKFFHHQLHMAKDAGLPVIIHSRRAHEDVLKQLRILNFNHGGVIHAFNGDLNQAKRYEQHGFKLGVGGAITFHRAVKIRAMVQALPLEQIVMETDAPDMPPATCKGPRNTPVHIFDNFKALCSIRNETPAQIAQQTTLNAKQVFKLPD
- the prfC gene encoding peptide chain release factor 3, encoding MANTVQQEIAKRRTFAIISHPDAGKTTITEKLLLHGKLIQEAGTVKGRKASKHATSDWMELEKQRGISVTTSVMQFPYNGRIVNLLDTPGHEDFSEDTYRTLTAVDSALMVIDSSKGVEDRTIKLMEVCRLRDTPIVTFMNKLDRDIRDPIELLDEVEDVLKIHCAPVTWPIGMGKSFKGVYHLLDDTIHLYQSGLGHTIQEQRIIQGIDNPEAEAALGGLLDDLKEELELVLGASHEFNMEEFLAGRLTPVFFGTALGNFGVSQMLDKFVEWAPAPLPRATQTREVDASEDKFSGFVFKIQANMDPQHRDRIAFLRVCSGHYVKGMKMHHVRLKRDQQISNAVNFIAGEREHLEVAYAGDIIGLHNHGNLQIGDTFTQGEELKFTGIPNFAPELFRRVRLKDPLKNKALQKGLIQLSEEGATQVFRPLNSNDLILGAVGVLQFDVVAHRLKAEYKVECIYEPVAVATARWVGCDDDKIIEKLKNKAGENLALDGGDNLTYLAPTMVNLNLTKERFPEVEFFETREH